Within the Desulfitibacter sp. BRH_c19 genome, the region TTATATGGACCTTGGTGACCTGCCTGACTATATTCAAGGACGGGAATTGGCAAGAGAAATCATGTCAATGTTCACCAGCAAAGAATTTAAAAAGCTCTACTTGGTCTATACGGAGTTTGGATCAGCTATTAGTTACAAATCTAAAATAGTTTCTCTCCTACCTATAGCTCCTGACAAGGAAGAAAAAAAGGTAGAAGAGATAGAATATATTTATGAGCCAAATTCAGAAGAAGTATTAGGAAATCTCTTACCCCGTTCTGTGGAAATTATAGTTTTCAGGGCATTGTTAGAGGCTAAAGCAAGTGAACATGGTGCAACAATGACAGCTATGGCAAGTGCCACAGACAATGCGGGTGAATTGATTGATAAACTAGTCTTGTCATATAACAGGGCTAGACAAGCAGCAATTACCAAGGAAATTTCTGAAATTGTTGGCGGTGCTGCTGCATTACAATAGTTGCGAAAGGAGGACCAAACTATGAACAGGGGAAAAGTTGTACAGGTAATTGGTCCTGTAGTTGACGTTCAGTTTCCTGAGGGAAAACTTCCTGAAATATATAATGCTGTTTTAATAACATCAAAGGACCAAACTGAAAATACAGGCTTGGATTTTGAAATTGATATTACAATGGAAGCTATGCAGCATCTAGGAAATAATAGTGTTCGTTGTGTGGCCCTGTCCTCTACAGACGGATTACAAAGAGGCATGGTAGCTGTGGATACTGGTGAAGCTATTAAAATTCCCGTAGGTGATGAAGTTCTTGGAAGAATGTTTAATGTTCTTGGCAAGGCAATAGACGGAAAAGAAGAGGTAAAAGTTGATAACTACCTACCGATTCACCGTCCTGCTCCAAGATTTGAGGATTTGGAGCCATCAACAGAAATCTTGGAAACAGGTATAAAAGTAGTTGACCTTTTGGCTCCATATTCTAAGGGTGGAAAGATTGGCCTCTTCGGCGGAGCTGGTGTTGGTAAAACAGTTCTGATCATGGAGCTTATTCGTAATATCGCCTACGAACACGGTGGATACTCTGTATTTGCCGGTGTTGGGGAAAGAACAAGAGAAGGTAACGACTTATATCTAGAAATGAAAGAATCAGGAGTTATCGATAAAACAGCCATGGTTTTCGGCCAGATGAATGAGCCGCCTGGTGCTCGTCTGCGTGTTGGTTTGACTGGCTTAACCATCGCTGAGTACTTCCGTGATATGCAGGGACAGGATGTTTTGTTATTCATAGATAATATATTCCGTTTCACACAAGCAGGTTCTGAGGTGTCTGCTCTTTTAGGAAGGATGCCATCAGCTGTTGGATACCAGCCGACCCTTGCAACTGAAATGGGACAATTGCAGGAAAGAATTACTTCAACTAACAAAGGTTCAATCACATCAGTTCAGGCAATTTACGTACCTGCTGATGACTTGACTGACCCTGCTCCAGCTACTGCATTTGCTCACTTGGATGCAACAACAGTTTTATCACGTGCTATTTCTGAGTTGGGTATTTACCCAGCTGTTGACCCACTTGACTCTACATCCAGAATTCTTGATCCAAGAATCATTGGTGAAGAGCATTATAATGTAGCAAGAAGTGTACAGTCGGTATTACAGAAATACAAGGAACTGCAAGATATTATTGCAATTCTTGGGATGGATGAATTATCTGAAGAAGATAAACTAGTGGTTGCGCGAGCACGTAAGATCCAGAGATTCTTATCACAACCATTTTTCGTAGCAGAACAGTTTACTGGTATTGCAGGAAAATACGTTCCATTAAAGGAAAGCATCAAGAGCTTTAAAGAAATCGTTGATGGAAAGCATGATAATCTGCCTGAGCAGGCCTTTTATATGGTTGGTACTATTGAGGAAGCAATCGAGAGGGCAAAAGAACTGGAGTAGAGGGGCGTTGATATCATGACAAAGAAACTTATCATGGATGTAGTAACTCCAGCACGTAAGGTGCTTAGTGTAGAAGTGGAGTCCTTAGTTGTTCCAGCGGCAAATGGATATCTAGGTATCCTCGTAAACCACGCTCCTCTAGTAACCTCATTGGGAGTTGGAGTAATAACTTACAAGGCTGATGGAAAAGAGGAACATGTAGCTCTTTGTGGTGGTTTTATGGAAGTAAGTAATAATAAGGTATCCATAATGGCAGACACAGCTGAATGTGCCTTGGAAATCGACATGGATAGAGCTAAGCGTGCTGAACAGAGAGCAAGAGATAGACTTAAGAGGAAAGATGGCATAGATACTGTGCGTGCAGAAATGGCATTACGTAGAGCTATAGCTCGGATGCAGGCAGCAAAATTACGCTAATTTAACAAAATTTGTTCATAGATTTTAAAAGGATTATTGATCAATTTGACGAATATAATATAAGATTGCTTTGAAAGAAGCGATTAACCTAAAGGGAAGCGAAACCGCAGGCTATCAGTCTGCGGTTTCGCGTTTTTATGTTTTAAAAAACAAGAATCCTGGCAAGAATATATCCAGAAAGCAAAAACAACCACGGGGACGGTTCTCCTGACTGGTTTGTGCATCAGGCATTATTCTTGGAGGTAGAAAATGAAAAAATCCATAATTATTGCAATTGCTATTATATGTCTATTAACTATTATAAAGCTTCCAGCTCTTTCACAACAAGAAAACATCAACCCATTTGACACCCTTTACCAGCTAGAAGAAGTACAATTTAGCGAATTAAAAATATGCGCTTGGGCGAAAATAAAAAATAAGATTAGTACAAAAAAACAATTAGAGGATATACTATTTTTACTAGAAAAGGAGTATAATGTTGAATTGAACAAGCAGTGGGAAAACGATAAGAATTATCAATCTGTAAGTGGAGATTCAGATTTAAATCTAGATCTAAATGATAATAAGGAAATTATAAATATTAAATTAACAGCAACACAAGCTGAAACTTATCTTTCAATAAACTTAGATAATCTATCCATGGACAACCGTCTAATTCAAAGGAAAAGACTTGAAGGTATCTTCGGTTACTTTGAAGTCACACCAGATATCAGCGAAACTGCTATTTACTACATTCCCAGATACCTAACTGTGTCAGAGCAGGAACAAATTGTACATACCATTTTTGATAAGATAAATGGTATAATAATTGAAGGGATAAAGGACGAGGTTCTGGTTAGTTATAGCGGATTCACTCCATACTTTTCGGATAGCGTGGAAGTGGCAGGAAGAAAAATTAATGTAAATATTGCCTCCAGATACCATAATTTAGATGATAAAACGTATCTATATATGGGAACTCCATTAATACATTGTCAATATTAACAAAGGAATTTTTAAAAAGTTGTCGAATTAGCAAGGTGAAAGAGATTTGTTAAAATTTATTAAATTTAGATTAATTATCAAGACATCTTTGCAAAACGCACTAGGGAGGAAAAATTGTTGGAGAAACTAGTTGTCACCGGAGGTACACAATTAGAAGGAAAAATCAAAGTAAGCGGAGCAAAAAACGCTGTATTACCCATAATAGCTGCATCCCTTTTAGCGGAAGGTGAGTGTTATCTTCAGGATATACCTCAATTGGCTGATGTAGACACAATTACCCAGGTTTTAAGTACTATAGGTGTAAAGGTTTCTTCATCTAGCAATAAGGAATTATTTTTAGATGCATCACAGCTTACAAGTAGTGAACCCCCTGAAGATTGGGTGAGGAAGATGAGGGCTTCATTTTTAGTCATGGGACCTCTATTAGCAAGACTAGGTCATGCTAGAATATCCATGCCAGGAGGTTGTAATATAGGAAGTAGACCTATTGATTTACACCTTAAAGGCTTAACAGCATTAGGTGCAGATATTAAAATGACTCATGGAGTAATCGAATGTTCAGCTAAAAAACTAATTGGAAATAGAGTTTATCTTGATTTTCCAAGTGTTGGAGCTACTGAAAATATAATGATGGCTGCCAGTAGGGCAGAAGGAACTACAGTAATAGAAAATGCTGCAGAAGAACCAGAAATAGTCGACCTTGCTAACTTTATTAATGGCATGGGCGGAAAGGTACATGGTGCAGGAACCAATATCATAAGAATTCAAGGAGTTTCAAAGCTACATGGTACTGATCATACTGTAATACCTGATAGGATTGAAGCAGGAACCTATATGATAATGGCTGCCGCTGCTGGAGGCGACGTATTAGTTGAAAATGTGATATCTGATCACTTAAAACCCGTTATGGCT harbors:
- a CDS encoding UDP-N-acetylglucosamine 1-carboxyvinyltransferase (adds enolpyruvyl to UDP-N-acetylglucosamine as a component of cell wall formation; gram-positive bacteria have 2 copies of MurA which are active), whose translation is MEKLVVTGGTQLEGKIKVSGAKNAVLPIIAASLLAEGECYLQDIPQLADVDTITQVLSTIGVKVSSSSNKELFLDASQLTSSEPPEDWVRKMRASFLVMGPLLARLGHARISMPGGCNIGSRPIDLHLKGLTALGADIKMTHGVIECSAKKLIGNRVYLDFPSVGATENIMMAASRAEGTTVIENAAEEPEIVDLANFINGMGGKVHGAGTNIIRIQGVSKLHGTDHTVIPDRIEAGTYMIMAAAAGGDVLVENVISDHLKPVMAKLAEAGVTIDEEETGIRVRSKGRSNAIDVKTLPYPGFPTDMQAQMMSYLTLARGTSVVTETVFENRFMHVNELRRMGGSIVIEGHSAVVKGVSRLTGAPVKASDLRAGAALILAGLIAEGKTEISSIHHIDRGYEDLATKLTGIGADIKRTVFPDEDEKC
- a CDS encoding ATP F0F1 synthase subunit gamma (produces ATP from ADP in the presence of a proton gradient across the membrane; the gamma chain is a regulatory subunit), with the protein product MAGMQDIKRRIRSVKSTQQITKAMKMVAAAKLRKAQASVIAARPYSNKLSDVMGRLSSTQSSISHPLLEERAEGKIGFVVLSADRGLCGGYNQNILRFAKEKIDSLGEEVSVICVGRKAKEYFRRRKYNIREDYMDLGDLPDYIQGRELAREIMSMFTSKEFKKLYLVYTEFGSAISYKSKIVSLLPIAPDKEEKKVEEIEYIYEPNSEEVLGNLLPRSVEIIVFRALLEAKASEHGATMTAMASATDNAGELIDKLVLSYNRARQAAITKEISEIVGGAAALQ
- a CDS encoding ATP synthase subunit beta (Produces ATP from ADP in the presence of a proton gradient across the membrane. The beta chain is a regulatory subunit), translated to MNRGKVVQVIGPVVDVQFPEGKLPEIYNAVLITSKDQTENTGLDFEIDITMEAMQHLGNNSVRCVALSSTDGLQRGMVAVDTGEAIKIPVGDEVLGRMFNVLGKAIDGKEEVKVDNYLPIHRPAPRFEDLEPSTEILETGIKVVDLLAPYSKGGKIGLFGGAGVGKTVLIMELIRNIAYEHGGYSVFAGVGERTREGNDLYLEMKESGVIDKTAMVFGQMNEPPGARLRVGLTGLTIAEYFRDMQGQDVLLFIDNIFRFTQAGSEVSALLGRMPSAVGYQPTLATEMGQLQERITSTNKGSITSVQAIYVPADDLTDPAPATAFAHLDATTVLSRAISELGIYPAVDPLDSTSRILDPRIIGEEHYNVARSVQSVLQKYKELQDIIAILGMDELSEEDKLVVARARKIQRFLSQPFFVAEQFTGIAGKYVPLKESIKSFKEIVDGKHDNLPEQAFYMVGTIEEAIERAKELE
- the atpC gene encoding ATP synthase F0F1 subunit epsilon (produces ATP from ADP in the presence of a proton gradient across the membrane; the epsilon subunit is part of the catalytic core of the ATP synthase complex), which produces MTKKLIMDVVTPARKVLSVEVESLVVPAANGYLGILVNHAPLVTSLGVGVITYKADGKEEHVALCGGFMEVSNNKVSIMADTAECALEIDMDRAKRAEQRARDRLKRKDGIDTVRAEMALRRAIARMQAAKLR